GATGACGATGTTCTCCCGCTTGACGACACGAGAAAGCTGATCGACCTCTTGCCCGATGAGCGTGGACAATTCCTTCGGATTGCGCATGACGACGATACCCTGCGCACTGAGCGAAGTATTGGCAGCAGGCTGCTCCATCGCAAGCTTGGACTGCTCGTACAAGGTGTCGACGATCTGGGCTGGCGTGCCTGCCGGGGCGAAAAGGCCCAGCCAGAAAGTGACATCGATGTTCGGATAGCCTGCCTCGGCCATCGTAGGGATGTCCGGCATTTGGGAAATCCGTTGGTTCTGCGTAACTGCCAGGGCTTTCAACTTGCCAGCCGACACTTGCGGTGCGCTGGCCAGCGTGTCGAAAGACGTGTTCACCTCGCCCGCCATGACCGCCATGCTGGCTTGCGAGGCCGACTTGTAAGGGATATGGGTTGCCTTGAACTGGACGTCATTGCTCAGTTGCGCAAACGCCAGATGGGCCAGATTTCCTTGCCCCCCCGACCCATAGGTGAGCTCGCCCGGATTTTTCCTGGCGTACTCAACCAGATCCTTTACCGACTCGATGGTGTGCTTCTTGGCCCATTCGGGGTTGACGTTCAAAATGAACGGCGCGTCCAGTACCAGCGCGATGGGAGCGAAATCCTTGGCCTTGTACTGGGAGTTCTTGTAGATCAAGGGATTGACCGTGATGCTGCTGCTGTTGGTGGCCAGCAGTGTGTAGCCATCCGGCGCGGAACGGGCCACCTCGGCCGCCCCGATCGATCCATTGGCACCGCCCTTGTTCTCCACAATGACGGGCTGCTTGAGCGTCTTGGACAAGGAATCCGACAGCAGGCGAGCCATCGTGTCCGTGATCGAACCGGCCGGAAACGGCACGATGATCTTGATGGCTTTAGTGGGCCATGCTTTGTCCTGCGCGAACGCGGCAGTAGACCCCAACCCCAATGCCGAAGCCACGGCGAGGTGCGCGGAAGTGATGAGGAAGTTGCGGCGGGAATCGGATGTAGCCATTCTTTTGTCTCCACGAAAAATTTAGATCTTGTGCCTTGCATCGTGCTTGCGGGGCTTGTCAGCCCCCCTTCCTGATTGCAGTGTTTCCTATGATTCCGTCTCGCTCCAGCGTCTGTTGATGATCCACGCTCATGCTCAGCACGCGCGAAAACACGTCGCCGTTGTGCTGCCCGAGCGTGGGAGCCGGACGCACCGCCGCGACCGCAGCGGCCGGCTCCCTGAACCAGGGCGTGGTCGCCAGAAACTCGCCGATGTAAGGGCGGGAAGTCGCCTTGAAAAAATCACGGGCCCTGAGATGCGGGTCGTCGAGCACCGTCCAAATCGGCTTGACCTCTCCTGCGCTGATGCCGGCCTGCTGCAGTTCGGCCATTGCGCATTGCGCGGAGCGCGCGCGGGCCCATGCGTTGATCCTGCGGTCTATCTCTTCCTGCCGCTTCCGTCGGCCTGCCGCCTTCTCCAGAGCAGGGTCCAGGGCAAGATCGGCCGCTTGCATGACCGCCAGCAATGCCTGCCATTGCACATCAGTCGTGATGCTCACCACCACCCAGGCGTCATCGCCCGCGCACTGGTAAATTCCCTGCGGGGCATGTAGAGGATGCGCATTGCCGCTGCGGCGCCTGGTAGTGCCTTTCACGGACTGCTCAATGACGAACGGCGCTGTCATGGGCAGCATGCATTCCACTTGAGACAGATTGACGTGGCGCCCTTTGCCCGAGCGTTGCTGCACGAACAGCGCCAACAACGCCGCCGCCCCGCCGTTGAAGCCTCCCACCGGATCACCATAAGCGTACGAGGTCAGGGCCGGCGGGTTCTGCGCGAAACCGGTGTGATGCGGCAGGCCGCTAGCCTGCTCCAGCGTGCCGCCATAGGCCCTGATCGTGCTCCATTCATTGCCCGACCCGAATGCCGGCATGGATACCATGACCAACCGCGGATTGACCTGGGACAGCACGGCATAGTCCAGCCCGAGTTTGGGCAACACCTCGGTCGAGTAGTTCTCGATGACGATATCGGCCTTGGCCACCAGATCGAGCAGGACGGCACGTCCTTGAGCATGAGTCAGATCGAGTGTGATGCCCAACTTGTTGCGGTTCATCAGCGCAAAGTTCGAGTTCTTTTCGTACAGCTTATCCAGATAGAACTCATCGGTGTAATGCGTGCCCCGCCACCAGTCCGGATAGCGCGTGCTCTCAACCTTGATGACTTCCGCGCCAAAGTCCGCCAGCGTCCTTGAAGCCAATGGCCCGGCCCACCCCATCGTCAGATCTACCACCCGTATTTTTTGCAAGGGCGGCGCGTCCGACGCAGCCCTGGCCAAGCCGACGGCCGGCGTCAGACTCTCCGCTTCACGGTAGCTGGGGCCGTCAGCGTCCAGGAGCGCTGCCTTACCGCCCGGCAAGGGCCCCGCATCGCCCATGGGCAGCGGAACGATCGGCCCCTCGAATTCGGCCGTCCCCGCCTTGACGGGAACAAAAGCGCCGCGTTCGCGATGCACGCCTTGTTGAAGCAGTTCTGCCATGGTCGGCACGATGACAGCGGGGAATTTCGCCTTGCGCAGCACATCGAACCATTCCTCGGCAGTCCTGGCGCGCAGGCTGGGAATCATGAAAGCGTCGATCTCGTCCGCATGGACGATACGGGTCGGCCCGCTCGCAAAACGCGGATCCGCAGCCCGATCCGGGTGGCCGATGGCGGCGCACAGCGCTGCCCACTGCGGACCGGTATGAGCGAACAGCCCAATCCAGCCCTCCTTTGTCTCGTAGATGCCGGCAGGATGCGTCGTGCAGAACCGGTTGACACCCAGCCGAGCCAAGGGATGCCGGCCATCCTGCACCATGCCGGCTTCCATCTCCACCAGAGAAAACGCAATTTCATGGATGCTCAGCACATAACGCCGGCTGCCGTCGGATCGTCCCAACAACGCAGCGGTCGCGCTCGAGAATGCTGCGACACCAGCGGCAATGGCAGTCTGTATGTCGTGCGGCAGATGGGGCGGGCCCTGCTCCGCGCCGCTGCAATACACCGCGCCGGCCAGGGCGCGGCACACGGCCTCGGTTCCCGCGAAGCCACTGTAGGGGCCGGACTCGCCGAACCACGTCAGACACACTTCGATCGGCGCATTGCCCTGGCCGTCGTTCCCATCGCCAGCGTACACGGGGCGCTTCAGAACGGCCAAGCCTTCGTCCAGGGCCCGGGCATCGAGAATCACATCGCATGTCCGCGCGATCCCTGACAGCCACGCGGTATTTGCGCCTGTCTTTCTACAATCGGCCACGCTGCGCTTGTTGGTATTGAGCCAGGCATGCAAAGCGCTTGCGGGTTCGCCATTGGCCGCGTTCAAAAGGGGCGGCAGCCGGCGCAGCGTGTCGCCCTCGGCGTCCTCCAGCTTGATGACCTCAGCGCCAAAATCCGCAAAGAGCTTCCCCGCATAAGCCACTGCCGCTCCGCAGCCGATTTCCAGCACGCGCAACCCGGAGAAGGCGAGCCGGCTTTCAGATGTTTGCATAGTCGAAACCTGTTCCAACGGACTTCGCATCGATTACCAGGTATCGACGAAGGCGCGGCGGGCCCGGCCGGCGCGCAAAGATGCCGACGCGATGCCCTGGCGTATCCACGTTCGGGTCTGCGCGGGATCAATGACTGCGTCGATCTCCGTCGTGGACGCGACATTGATGGCGTGCCCGCGCTCATAGGCGCGAGCCACCAACTGATCGTAAAGCGCCTGTCGCTGCGGTCCCTCGGGGACGTTCTCGAGCTCCTTCTTGAAGCCCAGCCGGATGGACCCTTCCAGGCCCATGGGACCGAATTCGCCCGTTGGCCAGGAAACCGCGCAACTGGCCGAACGAAAGCCCCCGCCGGCCATGGCCATGGCTCCCAGACCGTAGCCCTTGCGCAAGGCAATTGCCAAGATGGCGACCCGCAGCTTGGCCGCGACCACGAACATTCGCGACACATGTCGGACTTGCGCCTTGGCTTCTTCCTCCGGCCCGACCATGAATCCCGGAGTATCGATCAACGAAATTATGGGCAGACCGTGGATATCGCAAAGGTTCATGAAGCGTGCCGCCTTGTCGGCCGCATCGGCATCGATGGCGCCTCCCAGGTGATGCGGATTGTTGGCGATGATCCCTACAGGCTGCCCTTCCACACGAGCCAGGGCGGTGTGCATTCCCTGGCCGAACTCCGAGCGCAGCATCAATACACTGCCTACGTCAGCAATGCCTTCGATGACCTTACGGCTGTCATAGACACGCAAGCGATTCTCCGGCACCACATGACGGAGATGGCGCGGGTCGGGCGCCACCCAATCCTTGGTGCGGCCCTGGAACATCGACAGGTAGTGCTTCGCCGCCGCGACGGCCTGCGCCTCGTTGTCGACCAAGATGTCGATGACGCCATTGGCGAACTGCACCGGCGCGGGACCGACGTCCTCTGGCCGGAAGACGCCCAGTCCTCCGCCTTCGATCATCGCCGGGCCGGCCATGCCGATGTTGGCGCTCTTGTCCGCGATGATGACATCGCAGACCCCCAGAAAGGCGGCGTTGCCCGCGAAACAGCGTCCGGAAACAATGCCAAGCAAAGGCACTTCGCCACTGAGATCGGCCAGCGCGGCGAACGACGGCTGATACAGCCCGGATACGAACGGAAAATCGACATCGCCCGGCCGACCGCCTCCGCCTTCGGCGAACAACACCACCGGCATTTCGTCGCGGCGGGCACGTTCCACCAGCCTGTCCGTCTTGATGTGGTTGCGCTTGCCCTGCGTACCCGCCAGCACCGTCGCGTCATAGGCCATCACGGCGGTCAGCGACCCGTCGTAGCCGAATGTGTCGCCGTTGACGTTGCCAATGCCGGTGACAATACCGTCCGCCGGCGTGTTGGCGATCAGGTCTTCCTTGCTGCGGCGGCTGGCCTGCGCGGCAATGACCAATGCGCCAAACTCCACGAAGGAGCCTTCATCGCACAGATCGTCGACGTTTTCCCGTGCGGTGCGCTGCCCTCGCGAACGGCGCTTTGCCACGGCCTGCGGGCGCGCGTCATCATAAAGCGACGCATGGCGATCGAGAACGGCTTGCAGGTCAGGGCGCACGGCATCCAGATCGATCGCGTCGGTCACGACCTCGGTGTCGACACCACTCGATTCCTGTTCCAGCAACACCAGGATCTCGCCTTCGAGCACATTGCCGCCACTGGCGGCCGGCACCTCGACGACCCTGCCATTGAAATCTGCGACGACGGTGTACTCCATTTTCATCGCTTCGATCACGGCGATGGATTGGCCCTTGAGCACGAGAGCGCCAGCGCTCACGGACACCTCGACCAGGCGGCCGCTCAATGGCGCACGCGATGCCGAGAGCCCTTCCGGCACCGCGGCCTGCGCGGCCTGCGGCGGGTTGGCCGCCGAAGCATTGCGCCCCCCTGAATCCCCGATCAGCCTGTCCTTGGCTTGCTGATCTTGCGCGTACTGCTCGGCCGCGGCAATCAGTTCCCCGAGGATGGCCTCGATGTAGCGCGTATGGTTGCGCTGCGACAGGAAGTCCTCGCGGGCCACGAGCGCCTGCAAAAGATGGATATTCGTCGCTACACCGGCAATCCGGAACTCGGCCAGGCAGCGGCGCAAACGCCGCACCACTCCCGAGAAGTCGTCACTGCCGCTGAACACGATCAGCTTGGCAAGTAACGTGTCGAACGCCGGGGCGGGCGAATATCCGCTGTAGGCGTGGGTGTCGACGCGCACGTCGGGGCCGGCGGGCGGCTCGAAACGCTCCAGCCTGCCGTGTGCCGGGCGTGCCATGCCCGTGGCATCGGTCGATTCCGCATTGATGCGGAGCTGAATGGCGTAACCGTTCAGCCCCGGCGGGTTGGCCGGGTCCACTCCGAGTTCAGTCAGGCGCTTTCCCTGCGCCACCCCGATCTGCAAGGTCACCAGATCCACGCCCGTCACCTGCTCGGTAATCGTATGTTCGACCTGCAGCCGGGGATTGGCTTCGATGAATACAAAGTCTGTCTGCACCC
The DNA window shown above is from Achromobacter spanius and carries:
- a CDS encoding CaiB/BaiF CoA-transferase family protein, with protein sequence MQTSESRLAFSGLRVLEIGCGAAVAYAGKLFADFGAEVIKLEDAEGDTLRRLPPLLNAANGEPASALHAWLNTNKRSVADCRKTGANTAWLSGIARTCDVILDARALDEGLAVLKRPVYAGDGNDGQGNAPIEVCLTWFGESGPYSGFAGTEAVCRALAGAVYCSGAEQGPPHLPHDIQTAIAAGVAAFSSATAALLGRSDGSRRYVLSIHEIAFSLVEMEAGMVQDGRHPLARLGVNRFCTTHPAGIYETKEGWIGLFAHTGPQWAALCAAIGHPDRAADPRFASGPTRIVHADEIDAFMIPSLRARTAEEWFDVLRKAKFPAVIVPTMAELLQQGVHRERGAFVPVKAGTAEFEGPIVPLPMGDAGPLPGGKAALLDADGPSYREAESLTPAVGLARAASDAPPLQKIRVVDLTMGWAGPLASRTLADFGAEVIKVESTRYPDWWRGTHYTDEFYLDKLYEKNSNFALMNRNKLGITLDLTHAQGRAVLLDLVAKADIVIENYSTEVLPKLGLDYAVLSQVNPRLVMVSMPAFGSGNEWSTIRAYGGTLEQASGLPHHTGFAQNPPALTSYAYGDPVGGFNGGAAALLALFVQQRSGKGRHVNLSQVECMLPMTAPFVIEQSVKGTTRRRSGNAHPLHAPQGIYQCAGDDAWVVVSITTDVQWQALLAVMQAADLALDPALEKAAGRRKRQEEIDRRINAWARARSAQCAMAELQQAGISAGEVKPIWTVLDDPHLRARDFFKATSRPYIGEFLATTPWFREPAAAVAAVRPAPTLGQHNGDVFSRVLSMSVDHQQTLERDGIIGNTAIRKGG
- a CDS encoding Bug family tripartite tricarboxylate transporter substrate binding protein, with translation MATSDSRRNFLITSAHLAVASALGLGSTAAFAQDKAWPTKAIKIIVPFPAGSITDTMARLLSDSLSKTLKQPVIVENKGGANGSIGAAEVARSAPDGYTLLATNSSSITVNPLIYKNSQYKAKDFAPIALVLDAPFILNVNPEWAKKHTIESVKDLVEYARKNPGELTYGSGGQGNLAHLAFAQLSNDVQFKATHIPYKSASQASMAVMAGEVNTSFDTLASAPQVSAGKLKALAVTQNQRISQMPDIPTMAEAGYPNIDVTFWLGLFAPAGTPAQIVDTLYEQSKLAMEQPAANTSLSAQGIVVMRNPKELSTLIGQEVDQLSRVVKRENIVID
- a CDS encoding acetyl-CoA carboxylase family protein codes for the protein MKRVLVANRGEIAVRAIRAVRDLGLESVAVYSQDDSNSRHRILADTSVALTGSGPAAYIDIDAIIAAATAEHCDAIHPGYGFLSERADFALACEAAGITFIGPDADHLALFGDKGRALQLARECGVPVMPATPGGASLEDVERFFDEQGGVGIVIKAVGGGGGRGMRVVKSKADISELYARCRSEAMSAFGVDALYAERLVNRARHIEVQIAGDGASVVALGDRDCTLQRRFQKVVEIAPSPVLSATLRGAILAAAKKMAAKVEYRSLGTFEFLVEENEQGVQTDFVFIEANPRLQVEHTITEQVTGVDLVTLQIGVAQGKRLTELGVDPANPPGLNGYAIQLRINAESTDATGMARPAHGRLERFEPPAGPDVRVDTHAYSGYSPAPAFDTLLAKLIVFSGSDDFSGVVRRLRRCLAEFRIAGVATNIHLLQALVAREDFLSQRNHTRYIEAILGELIAAAEQYAQDQQAKDRLIGDSGGRNASAANPPQAAQAAVPEGLSASRAPLSGRLVEVSVSAGALVLKGQSIAVIEAMKMEYTVVADFNGRVVEVPAASGGNVLEGEILVLLEQESSGVDTEVVTDAIDLDAVRPDLQAVLDRHASLYDDARPQAVAKRRSRGQRTARENVDDLCDEGSFVEFGALVIAAQASRRSKEDLIANTPADGIVTGIGNVNGDTFGYDGSLTAVMAYDATVLAGTQGKRNHIKTDRLVERARRDEMPVVLFAEGGGGRPGDVDFPFVSGLYQPSFAALADLSGEVPLLGIVSGRCFAGNAAFLGVCDVIIADKSANIGMAGPAMIEGGGLGVFRPEDVGPAPVQFANGVIDILVDNEAQAVAAAKHYLSMFQGRTKDWVAPDPRHLRHVVPENRLRVYDSRKVIEGIADVGSVLMLRSEFGQGMHTALARVEGQPVGIIANNPHHLGGAIDADAADKAARFMNLCDIHGLPIISLIDTPGFMVGPEEEAKAQVRHVSRMFVVAAKLRVAILAIALRKGYGLGAMAMAGGGFRSASCAVSWPTGEFGPMGLEGSIRLGFKKELENVPEGPQRQALYDQLVARAYERGHAINVASTTEIDAVIDPAQTRTWIRQGIASASLRAGRARRAFVDTW